The DNA region CAGTTAAAACCTAATCGATGCTCGCGGGAATAACCGGTGTTGCACATTGCACATCCGCATTTTGGCCGCGATGACGCAGAAAGTGATCCATCAAGATAATCGCCAACATGGCTTCGGCAATCGGTGTCGCTCTAATACCGACACAAGGGTCATGGCGACCCGTAGTGATCACGTCAGTTGAATTACCATCAACATCGATAGTCTCGCCGGGAATTAACATGCTCGAAGTCGGCTTCAAAGCCAAATGCACTACAATATCCTGACCACTGGAAATCCCTCCCAGGACACCACCAGCGTTATTAGATTTGAAACCCTGTGGCGTCAACTCATCGCGGTGCTCGCTACCAATCGCATCCACACAATCAAAGCCGGCACCTATTTCAACCCCTTTAACCGCATTAATCCCCATCATGGCATGGGCTATCTCCGCATCCAGGCGATCAAAGACAGGCTCGCCTAAGCCGGGTTTAACCCCTGTTGCCACCACAGTAATTTTAGCGCCCACAGAATCACCACTTTTGCGTAGCGCATTCATATACTCTTCCATCGCTGGGACTTTATCCTGATCGGGGCAGAAAAAAGGGTTGGTTTCAACCACACTCCAATCAACCGTCTCGGCCTTGATTGGCCCTAACTGTGAGAGATAACCGCGAATTTCAATTCCCTGCTGCGCTAAATATTTTTTCGCTATGGCTCCGGCCGCTACCCGCATTGCGGTTTCACGCGCGGAAGATCGGCCGCCGCCACGATAATCGCGAATTCCGTATTTATGCGCATAGGTGTAATCGGCATGCATAGGCCGAAAACGGTCCATAATTTTTGAGTAATCTTTGGAACGCTGGTCAGTGTTTTCTATCAATAAGCCAATCGAGGTGCCGGTGGTTTTACCTTCAAACACACCGGATAAAATTTGTACTTCATCAGCCTCGCGGCGTTGGGTAGTAAACCGGGAGGTACCTGGTTTTCTGCGATCAAGATCGCGCTGCAAATCCAGTTCCGAAATATCTAAACCCGGAGGGCAACCATCAACTATACAGCCTAATGCTTTGCCATGACTTTCGCCAAAGCTGGTGACAGTGAATAATTTGCCTATGGTATTGCCGGACATGTAAATACTCTCAAAATATAAATAAATTTTCAGGATTGGCGGCGATTATACGGCATATCAGCCCAAGGGTCAGAGCTTTAATACCGGCCTATCGCTATTGCCTGGCCTATTCGCTAAAAAACGATTGATACTGCAGCAGTTCATCTCTGGTCATCACGAAAACCCCATGACCACCACGTTCAAATTCTAACCAGGT from Oceanicoccus sp. KOV_DT_Chl includes:
- the aroC gene encoding chorismate synthase; translated protein: MSGNTIGKLFTVTSFGESHGKALGCIVDGCPPGLDISELDLQRDLDRRKPGTSRFTTQRREADEVQILSGVFEGKTTGTSIGLLIENTDQRSKDYSKIMDRFRPMHADYTYAHKYGIRDYRGGGRSSARETAMRVAAGAIAKKYLAQQGIEIRGYLSQLGPIKAETVDWSVVETNPFFCPDQDKVPAMEEYMNALRKSGDSVGAKITVVATGVKPGLGEPVFDRLDAEIAHAMMGINAVKGVEIGAGFDCVDAIGSEHRDELTPQGFKSNNAGGVLGGISSGQDIVVHLALKPTSSMLIPGETIDVDGNSTDVITTGRHDPCVGIRATPIAEAMLAIILMDHFLRHRGQNADVQCATPVIPASID